A genomic window from Megalobrama amblycephala isolate DHTTF-2021 linkage group LG2, ASM1881202v1, whole genome shotgun sequence includes:
- the LOC125263017 gene encoding rootletin-like isoform X9, whose product MMVSIVVFCCSFRSVNESQRLEESVLSEEKRLTVRGSSPDEPASSLPARVREIVSRNLSDSAGGMSSGLSVQEENRVLQAELSRVEDLLAHSRAERDELAIKYSAISERLEQALRLETAEDGRDSPDSRSLAQQNVDLRRRLDEEQAAYKRKLTAYQEGQQRQAQLVQKLQAKVLQYKKKCGDLEQMLLEKSNGGSNGHRRDDDEPSSELESALIRLEEEQQRSSGLSAVNAMLREQLEQAGLANEALSQDIRRLTADWTKAREELEQRESDWRREEESFHSYFSSEHSRLLALWRQVVGFRRHVCELKSATERDLSEARNELACAAQSVQLQCVSACATLRSREDGSAQLLERETGQRLQLEQQLRDTVTEMMTLQAKSDSERAELNTRLVDAVRELERLKARVEDREQEVTALNRKLQDQRSLEETEVHSLRTHTAALQNTLRDITQLVFSDSDGVDGNTEESLLPLLRSSSSSSSSLPIIPDSCLSALRSTLNNRQIQLQELRERLQSAQASVQQLRRQQTEAESSRREAELRAQTLQGERDEAQRERETAVRERDRLRQERDALSSEKDGAGKAAQAAQTQAQLLQLECERLQLSASSAQREREHEREERDAAALERERARAETDRIQQLWDESECRASALRAELAALRESLQQGATDRQLMEAENRQLSDALGRSESSRAELSLTVTKLHSEESSLRDSLAKMSAINESLAQDKSDLNSLIVQLEEEKNALLSQRREAQQEKLTIRDELVRSEQDRLELDSVRLALHQSLQESELARAGLEAELQSLQADRVKLQDRITQLIGEMGVLEAELGSIRGEGDRQSAALEEVGRGRAELVRERAGLLVQLTASERENAALTEEIATFRSEREALETSLYELQQQINQIESRREQLDSENQNLRLRTDSTTAELKRLRAERETVLSQSEKEKDALRDALAAAQHEAQRALRTALSDHQEELERLTNQKEALRCSLEAEQEGALRRVRGHLEEQMTRLEKERDELQEELRSLQRDRDQSLLQAETDKQQALSMKEAEKALLSEKVSALQAELSTAALELERLSRETALLRDQERAAVASLNAELQELRSQLQDAASAHGRELRRLQENCADQQTRADTALRELEECRALLSSSEESRDSARRDLLEMDKRLCQIREAGEGHRRDGAELRRSLSDVIKERDALSQSNAQLREALKAAESERISVKRACEEEQQKASLLEESLASAQKEVSDLRSCLREVERSRLDARRELQELRRQVKVLDAECEQKAKQTAELQTRLSAEDQKDEERARELISLKQRLADTETSRTSLQKELASLQRRLSESELCWRSRERELTSQLQEARGCEKKLQDEARNLSVRAQSTSDASAQLQLELSEAQGRLAATEAELSRAEAGRRDLEFRLCSLQSALTRTLGIGASGRSSSRGRSPVGSSPSSLTSGMMSRHRSVSPLHCSLSPPKDVAGNVTPDNTIVLRPLSPERTDAPLPVALPELDPETLRSGLRDFLQELREAQRGRDEARGQLGSMQRELEEMTTERDSAHQRLIQLHTTLQECQEDKRAVDGKLLSAQALLHQQDESLRRGERERRALNERIKELERLSLNAEAERKRVEEQCSKLRAGEARLEAERRRLREALEAAEGRGTRVELGRRSLEGELQRLRLSLAEREMEIQTAHDRHESAVKQVAEGESRISSLQREVDRLTALLSKAQDGESVQKERALALSQSLQEVTAAHSATQGRLAALQKTLGQAESERRQLQERVDGLRASSSDGKRNIATLTERVQTLQSELSQSQLRRSEMETELHNTQEALRQRADSLTEAQRSLQSAQTERASAEERLRSLQRAVALLETEKRDAERQAVRLEKDKAALRNTLDKVERQKLKTEESSMRLCAEKGRLDRSLNTVEQELQDAQRQIVLLQDCRVFDTLLHNDTTSELSTSGANRTPSVINAEGNVLMLM is encoded by the exons ATGATGGTTTCCATAGTTGTGTTTTGTTGTAGTTTCAGGAGTGTGAATGAGAGCCAG aggtTGGAGGAGAGCGTTCTGTCTGAAGAAAAGCGGCTGACGGTTCGAGGATCTTCTCCAGATGAACCCGCGTCCAGTTTACCGGCCCGCGTGCGCGAGATCGTCTCCAGAAACCTGAGCGACAGCG caGGAGGCATGTCGTCGGGTCTGTCGGTCCAGGAGGAGAACCGGGTTCTGCAGGCAGAACTGAGTCGTGTGGAGGATCTTCTGGCTCACAGTCGAGCAGAACGAGATGAACTGGCCATCAAATACAGCGCCATCAGCGAGAGA CTGGAGCAGGCGCTGCGGCTGGAGACGGCCGAGGACGGGCGGGACTCTCCTGACTCTCGCAGTCTGGCGCAGCAGAACGTGGATCTGCGCAGACGGCTGGACGAGGAGCAGGCGGCGTATAAGCGCAAGCTCACGGCGTATCAGGAGGGGCAGCAGAGACAAGCGCAGCTCGTACAGAAACTACAGGCCAAG GTCCTGCAGTATAAGAAGAAGTGTGGAGATCTGGAGCAGATGCTGCTGGAGAAATCTAAC GGCGGCAGTAACGGCCACCGGCGCGACGACGACGAGCCCAGCAGCGAGCTGGAGAGCGCCCTCATCCGCCTGGAGGAGGAACAGCAGAG GAGCAGCGGTCTGTCGGCGGTCAACGCTATGCTGCGAGAGCAGCTGGAACAGGCCGGACTGGCCAATGAAGCGCTCAGCCAGGACATCCGCAGACTCACTGCTGATTGGACCAAAGCGAGGGAGGAGCTGGAGCAGAGGGAGTCTGATTGGAGGAGAGAGGAGGAG TCTTTCCACAGCTACTTCAGCAGCGAGCACAGCCGTCTGCTGGCGCTCTGGAGGCAGGTGGTGGGCTTCCGCAGGCACGTCTGCGAGCTGAAGAGCGCCACCGAGAG GGATCTGTCCGAGGCGCGTAACGAGCTGGCGTGTGCGGCGCAGAGCGTGCAGCTGCAGTGTGTGAGCGCCTGCGCGACTCTGCGCAGCCGTGAGGATGGGTCTGCGCAGCTGCTGGAGAGAGAGACGGGCCAGCGGCTGCAGCTGGAGCAGCAGTTGAGAGATACGGTGACGGAGATGATGACGCTACAGGCCAAGAGTGACTCGGAGAGGGCCGAGCTCAACACACG gctGGTGGATGCAGTGAGAGAGCTGGAGCGTCTCAAAGCGCGTGTGGAGGACAGAGAACAGGAAGTCACAGCACTCAACAGGAAACTGCAG GATCAGAGGAGCCTTGAGGAAACTGAAGTTCATTCACTCAGGACACACACCGCAGCGCTGCAGAACACACTCAGAGACATCACACAG ctggTGTTCTCTGACAGTGACGGTGTGGACGGAAACACTGAAGAGTCTCTGCTGCCACTGCTGCGctcttcatcatcatcctcatcatcactACCCATCATCCCTGACAGCTGTCTGTCTGCACTGCGCTCCACtctgaacaacagacagatccAGCTGCAGGAGCTGCGTGAGCGTCTGCAGTCCGCGCAGGCGTCGGTCCAGCAGCTGCGCAGGCAGCAGACGGAGGCGGAGTCGAGCCGGCGGGAGGCGGAGCTCCGTGCGCAGACGCTGCAGGGAGAGAGAGACGAggctcagagagagagagagaccgctgtgagagagagagaccgacTGCGACAGGAGAGAGACGCGCTGAGCAG TGAGAAGGACGGCGCGGGTAAAGCGGCGCAGGCGGCGCAGACGCAGGCGCAGCTGCTGCAGCTGGAGTGCGAGAGGCTGCAGCTGTCTGCGTCGTCTGCGCAGAGAGAGCGAGAGCACGAGCGAGAGGAGAGAGACGCCGCCGCGCTGGAGAGAGAACGAGCACGAGCAGAGACGGACAGAAT tcagCAGCTGTGGGACGAGTCCGAGTGTCGTGCCTCTGCGCTGCGAGCCGAACTGGCGGCGCTGAGAGAGTCTCTCCAGCAGGGGGCGACAGACCGACAGCTGATGGAGGCCGAGAACCGACAGCTGAGCGACGCACTCGGCCGG AGCGAGAGCAGTCGCGCCGAACTCTCGCTAACGGTCACGAAGCTTCACTCGGAGGAGTCGTCACTCCGAGATTCTCTCGCTAAGATGAGCGCCATCAACGAGAGTCTCGCGCAGGACAAATCTGACCTCAACAGCCTCATCGTTCAg ctggaGGAGGAAAAGAATGCGCTGCTGTCTCAGCGAAGAGAAGCGCAACAAGAGAAGCTGACCATCAGAGACGAGCTCGTCCGCTCTGAGCAGGACCGGCTGGAGCTGGACTCTGTCCGTCTCGCTCTCCACCAATCACTGCAGGAGTCTGAGCTGGCCAGGGCGGGGCTGGAGGCGGAGCTTCAGTCACTGCAGGCAGACAGAGTCAAACTGCAAGACAGAATTACACAg ctgATTGGTGAGATGGGCGTTCTGGAGGCGGAGCTTGGTTCTATCCGCGGTGAAGGCGACAGGCAGAGCGCCGCTCTGGAGGAGGTGGGGCGTGGGAGGGCGGAGCTAGTGCGAGAGAGGGCGGGGCTTCTGGTTCAGCTGACGGcgtcagagagagagaacgcCGCCCTGACTGAGGAGATCGCCACCTTCAG gtCGGAGAGGGAGGCTCTGGAGACGAGTCTTTACGAGCTGCAGCAGCAGATAAATCAAATCGAGTCTCGCCGTGAACAGCTGGACTCGGAGAACCAGAACCTGAGATTACGTACCGACAGCACAACAG CGGAGCTGAAGCGTTTGCGCGCGGAGAGAGAGACAGTTCTGTCTCAgagtgagaaagagaaagaTGCGCTGAGAGACGCGCTCGCGGCCGCTCAACATGAAGCACAGCGAGCTCTGCGCACGGCCCTGTCCGACCACCAGGAGGAGCTGGAgagactgaccaatcagaag GAGGCGCTGCGCTGCAGTCTGGAGGCCGAACAGGAGGGGGCGCTGCGGCGGGTCCGCGGACACCTGGAGGAGCAGATGACCCGGCTTGAGAAAGAGCGAGATGAACTTCAGGAAGAGCTTCGTTCCCTGCAGCGCGACAGAGACCAGAGTCTGTTACAGGCGGAGACGGACAAACAGCAG GCGCTGTCCATGAAGGAGGCCGAGAAGGCGCTTCTGTCGGAGAAGGTGAGCGCCCTACAGGCGGAGCTGAGCACTGCAGCACTGGAGCTGGAGAGACTGAGCCGAGAGACGGCGCTCCTCAGAGACCAGGAGCGG GCTGCAGTCGCATCTCTAAACGCTGAACTGCAGGAACTGCGCAGTCAACTGCAGGACGCAGCCAGTGCACACGGCCGTGAGCTGCGCAGACTGCAGGAGAACTGCGCTGACCAGCAGACGCGAGCAGACACAGCGCTCAGAGAG TTGGAGGAGTGTCGCGCGCTGCTGTCGTCCAGCGAGGAGAGCCGGGACAGCGCCAGGAGAGATCTTCTGGAGATGGACAAGCGTTTGTGTCAGATACGGGAGGCAGGGGAGGGGCATAGGCGAGATGGGGCGGAGCTACGGCGCTCTCTCAGTGATGTCATCAAGGAGAGGGACGCTCTCAGCCAATCCAACGCGCAGCTGAGGGAAGCCCTGAAAGCGGCAGAGAGTGAGAGAATCAG CGTGAAGCGCGCGTGTGAGGAGGAGCAGCAGAAAGCGTCTCTGCTGGAGGAGAGTCTGGCGTCTGCTCAGAAGGAGGTGTCAGATCTGCGCAGCTGTCTGCGCGAGGTGGAGAGATCCAGACTGGATGCGCGTAGGGAGCTGCAGGAGCTGCGCAGACAG GTGAAAGTTCTAGACGCCGAGTGTGAGCAGAAGGCCAAGCAGACGGCTGAACTGCAGACGCGTCTGTCTGCGGAGGACCAGAAGGATGAGGAGCGAGCGAGAGAACTGATCTCGCTCAAACAGAGACTCGCCGACACGGAAACTAGCAGAACCTCTCTTCAGAAAGAG CTGGCTTCTCTACAGAGGCGTCTGAGCGAGAGCGAGTTGTGTTGGCGCAGTCGTGAGCGAGAGTTGACGTCTCAGCTACAGGAAGCTCGAGGCTGTGAGAAGAAGCTTCAAGACGAGGCGCGTAACCTCTCCGTTCGTGCTCAGTCGACCTCTGATGCGTCTGCGCAGTTGCAGCTGGAGCTGAGTGAGGCACAGGGCCGTCTGGCTGCGACGGAGGCAGAGTTATCACGTGCGGAGGCGGGGCGCAGGGATCTGGAGTTCAGGCTGTGCAGCCTGCAGTCGGCGCTCACACGTACACTGGGCATTGGGGCCAGTGGGCGGAGCAGCAGCAGGGGGCGGAGCCCAGTAGGCTCCTCCCCTTCCTCTCTGACCTCTGGGATGATGTCTCGCCATAGGAGCGTGTCTCCGCTGCACTGCTCGCTATCGCCACCCAAag ATGTGGCAGGTAACGTCACGCCAGATAACACCATCGTGCTGCGGCCGCTGTCTCCAGAGAGGACAGACGCCCCGCTGCCCGTCGCCCTGCCTGAGCTGGACCCGGAAACCCTGCGCAGCGGCCTCAGAGACTTCCTGCAGGAACTGCGAGAGGCTCAGAGAGGCCGA GACGAGGCTCGGGGTCAACTGGGGTCAATGCAGAGAGAATTAGAGGAAATGACCACagagagagactccgcccaccaGCGCCTCATTCAGCTACACACCACACTACAGGAGTGCCAGGAGG ATAAGCGTGCTGTGGATGGAAAACTGTTGTCGGCTCAAGCTCTGCTGCATCAGCAGGATGAGTCCCTgcggagaggagagagagagcgacGAGCGTTAAACGAGCGAATCAAAGAGCTGGAGAGACTTTCACTGAACGCCGAGGCTGAGCGCAAGCGCGTGGAG GAGCAGTGCAGTAAGCTGCGCGCTGGCGAGGCGCGTTTGGAGGCGGAGCGTCGGCGGCTGCGTGAGGCTCTGGAGGCGGCCGAGGGGCGGGGCACAcgggtggagctggggaggcGGAGTCTCGAGGGAGAGCTGCAGAGACTGAGACTGAGTCTGGccgagagagagatggagatcCAGACGGCTCACGACCGTCACGAGAGCGCCGTCAAACAG GTGGCAGAGGGCGAATCTCGCATCTCGTCTCTTCAGCGGGAGGTGGACAGACTGACGGCATTGCTGTCTAAAGCTCAGGACGGAGAGAGCGTTCAGAAAGAGCGAGCGCTCGCTCTCTCCCAGAGCCTGCAGGAAGTCACCGCCGCCCACAGCGCCACCCAAGGGCGTCTCGCTGCGCTGCAGAAGACGCTGGGACAGGCTGAGAGCGAGCGCAGACAGCTGCAG GAGCGCGTGGACGGACTCAGAGCGTCCTCGTCGGACGGGAAGCGAAACATCGCCACCCTCACGGAGCGCGTGCAGACGCTGCAGTCGGAATTGAGCCAGAGTCAGCTGCGCAGATCTGAGATGGAGACAGAGCTGCACAACACACAGGAG GCTCTGCGACAGAGGGCCGACAGTCTGACCGAGGCCCAGCGCAGTTTGCAGTCTGCGCAGACAGAGCGAGCGTCTGCAGAGGAGCGTCTGCGCAGCCTGCAGCGAGCCGTGGCCCTATTGGAGACCGAGAAGAGAGATGCAGAGAGACAGGCCGTCCGGCTGGAGAAAGACAAGGCCGCGCTGAGAAACACGCTGGATAAG GTGGAGCGTCAGAAGCTGAAGACGGAGGAGAGCAGCATGCGTCTGTGTGCGGAAAAAGGCCGCCTGGATCGTTCGCTCAACACCGTCGAACAGGAGCTGCAGGACGCGCAGAGACAGATCGTGCTGCTGCAG GACTGTCGCGTGTTTGATACACTACTACACAACGACACCACCAGCGAGTTAAGCACCAGCGGAGCTAACAGGACGCCATCTGTTATTAATGCCGAAGGTAatgtgttaatgttaatgtga